A single window of Streptomyces aquilus DNA harbors:
- a CDS encoding 2-dehydropantoate 2-reductase, with protein sequence MKVAVLGAGAIGAYVGAALHRAGADVHLIARGPHLAAMRRHGVQVLSPRGDFTARAHATDDPAEIGPVDYVFLGLKATSYAACGPLIKPLLHDTTAVIAAQNGIPWWYFHQHGGPHDGRRLESVDPGGAVSAVLSPERAIGCVVYAATELEAPGVVRHLEGTRFSIGEPDRSISPRCKDFSQAMQAGRLKCPVEPDLRNDIWLKLLGNISFNPISALARATMRQMCHHHGTRHVIQQMMEETLAVAAALDCHPDITIERRLAGAEKVGDHRTSTLQDLEAGKPLELDVLLTAVLELAALTHTPAPTLTTIHALSDLLAHQTAA encoded by the coding sequence ATGAAAGTCGCAGTCCTCGGCGCCGGAGCCATCGGCGCCTACGTCGGCGCCGCCCTGCACCGCGCAGGCGCCGACGTGCATCTGATAGCCCGTGGACCGCACCTCGCGGCCATGAGGCGACACGGCGTCCAAGTCCTCTCTCCCCGCGGTGACTTCACCGCCAGGGCACACGCCACCGACGACCCGGCGGAGATCGGCCCGGTCGACTATGTGTTCCTGGGGCTGAAGGCCACTTCGTACGCGGCGTGCGGGCCGCTCATCAAGCCTCTCCTCCACGACACCACCGCCGTGATCGCCGCCCAGAACGGCATCCCCTGGTGGTACTTCCATCAGCACGGCGGACCCCACGACGGCCGCCGGCTGGAGAGCGTCGATCCCGGCGGGGCGGTCAGTGCGGTCCTCTCCCCGGAGCGGGCCATCGGCTGCGTCGTCTATGCGGCCACCGAGCTCGAAGCCCCGGGGGTGGTCCGCCACCTGGAAGGCACCCGCTTCTCCATCGGCGAACCCGACCGCAGCATCTCTCCTCGCTGCAAGGACTTCAGCCAGGCCATGCAGGCCGGCCGGCTGAAATGCCCCGTCGAACCCGACCTCCGCAACGACATCTGGCTCAAACTGCTGGGCAACATCTCCTTCAACCCCATCAGCGCCCTCGCCCGCGCCACCATGCGGCAGATGTGCCACCACCACGGCACCCGCCACGTCATCCAGCAGATGATGGAAGAGACACTGGCCGTCGCCGCAGCCCTCGACTGCCACCCCGACATCACCATCGAACGCCGCCTCGCCGGCGCCGAAAAGGTCGGCGACCACCGCACCAGCACCCTCCAGGACCTCGAAGCCGGCAAACCCCTCGAACTCGACGTCCTCCTCACCGCCGTCCTCGAACTCGCCGCCCTCACCCACACCCCCGCGCCCACCCTCACCACCATCCACGCCCTCAGCGACCTCCTGGCCCACCAGACCGCCGCGTGA
- a CDS encoding OFA family MFS transporter produces MSPPVAPAGWSRWLVPPAALSVHLSIGQAYAWSVFKPPLESALGLSGTQSALPFQLGIVMLGLSAAFGGTLVERNGPRWAMTVALVCFSSGFLLSALGAATEQYWLIVFGYGFVGGIGLGIGYISPVSTLIKWFPDRPGMATGIAIMGFGGGALIASPWSAQMLESFGSDSSGIALAFLVHGLSYAVFMTLGVLLVRVPRTEKPVEGAPSVLSGPQVSARSAVRTPQFWCLWVVLCMNVTAGIGILEKAAPMITDFFKDSSTTVSASAAAGFVALLSAANMAGRIGWSSTSDLIGRKNIYRLYLGAGALMYLLIALVGDSSKPLFVLCALVILSFYGGGFATIPAYLKDLFGTYQVGAVHGRLLTAWSTAGVLGPLIVNWIADRQEEAGKSGSSLYTLSLFIMIGLLAVGFVANELVRPVHSRHHIPAPREAADVAERQQSAESA; encoded by the coding sequence ATGAGTCCCCCTGTCGCACCGGCCGGCTGGAGCCGCTGGCTCGTTCCCCCCGCCGCCCTCTCGGTCCACCTCTCCATCGGCCAGGCCTACGCCTGGTCCGTGTTCAAGCCGCCTCTGGAGTCCGCGCTCGGTCTGAGCGGCACCCAGAGCGCCCTGCCCTTCCAGCTCGGCATCGTCATGCTCGGCCTGTCCGCCGCCTTCGGCGGCACGCTCGTGGAGCGCAACGGGCCGCGCTGGGCGATGACCGTCGCGCTCGTCTGCTTCTCGTCCGGGTTCCTGCTCTCCGCGCTGGGCGCGGCCACCGAGCAGTACTGGCTGATCGTCTTCGGCTACGGCTTCGTCGGCGGTATCGGCCTCGGCATCGGCTACATCTCGCCCGTCTCCACCCTGATCAAGTGGTTCCCCGATCGGCCCGGCATGGCCACCGGCATCGCCATCATGGGCTTCGGCGGCGGCGCGCTGATCGCCTCGCCCTGGTCGGCGCAGATGCTGGAGTCGTTCGGCTCCGACAGCTCCGGGATCGCGCTGGCGTTCCTCGTGCACGGGCTGTCGTACGCCGTCTTCATGACGCTCGGCGTGCTGCTCGTCCGGGTACCGCGTACCGAGAAGCCGGTGGAGGGGGCGCCGAGTGTCCTCTCCGGGCCGCAGGTCTCGGCGCGCAGTGCCGTGCGCACCCCGCAGTTCTGGTGTCTGTGGGTCGTGCTCTGCATGAACGTGACCGCGGGCATCGGCATCCTGGAGAAGGCCGCTCCGATGATCACGGACTTCTTCAAGGACAGTTCGACAACGGTGTCAGCGTCCGCCGCGGCCGGTTTCGTCGCGCTGCTGTCGGCGGCCAACATGGCGGGCCGGATCGGCTGGTCGTCCACGTCGGACCTGATCGGCCGCAAGAACATCTACCGCCTCTACCTGGGCGCGGGCGCGCTGATGTACCTGCTCATCGCGCTGGTCGGCGACTCGTCCAAGCCGCTGTTCGTGCTCTGCGCCCTGGTGATCCTCTCCTTCTACGGCGGTGGCTTCGCCACGATCCCGGCCTATCTCAAGGACCTCTTCGGGACGTATCAGGTCGGCGCCGTCCACGGGCGGCTGCTCACCGCCTGGTCCACGGCCGGCGTGCTCGGGCCGCTGATCGTGAACTGGATCGCCGACCGGCAGGAGGAGGCCGGCAAGAGCGGTTCCTCCCTCTACACCCTGTCCCTGTTCATCATGATCGGGCTGCTGGCGGTCGGGTTCGTCGCCAACGAGCTGGTCCGGCCCGTCCACTCCCGTCACCACATCCCCGCACCGAGGGAGGCCGCCGATGTCGCAGAACGACAGCAGTCCGCAGAGTCCGCCTGA
- a CDS encoding MFS transporter small subunit — protein MSQNDSSPQSPPDRRPLIAFAWLWVGAPLAYGVYELVQKATQLFTG, from the coding sequence ATGTCGCAGAACGACAGCAGTCCGCAGAGTCCGCCTGACCGGCGGCCGCTGATCGCCTTCGCCTGGCTGTGGGTGGGGGCCCCGCTCGCCTACGGGGTGTACGAGCTCGTACAGAAGGCGACGCAGCTGTTCACCGGGTGA
- a CDS encoding beta-ketoacyl-ACP synthase III codes for MNGSRIAAVGHYQPAKVLTNEDLAGMVDTSDEWIRSRVGIRTRHIAGPDEPVDELAAHAAAKALAAAGLVPGDIDLVLVATSTAVDRSPNMAARVAARLGIPSPAAMDVNVVCAGFTHALATADHTVRAGAATRALVIGADKMSEVTDWTDRTTCVLVGDGAGAAVVEACPPGEEAGIGPVLWGSVPEMGHAVRIEGQPARFAQEGQSVYRWATTQLPPIARRACEKAGLAPEDLAGVVLHQANLRIIEPLAQKIGAVNAVVARDVAESGNTSAASIPLAFSKLVEQGALSSGDPVLLFGFGGNLSYAGQVVRCP; via the coding sequence ATGAACGGCTCGCGTATCGCCGCCGTCGGTCACTATCAGCCCGCCAAGGTGCTCACCAACGAGGACCTGGCGGGCATGGTGGACACCAGTGACGAGTGGATCAGGAGCCGGGTGGGCATCCGTACGCGGCACATCGCCGGGCCCGACGAGCCCGTCGACGAGCTGGCCGCGCACGCCGCCGCCAAGGCGCTCGCCGCCGCCGGGCTGGTGCCCGGTGACATCGACCTGGTCCTGGTGGCCACGTCGACGGCCGTCGACCGGTCCCCGAACATGGCCGCCCGGGTCGCCGCCCGGCTCGGCATCCCCTCGCCGGCCGCGATGGACGTCAACGTGGTGTGCGCGGGTTTCACCCATGCGCTTGCCACCGCCGATCACACCGTGCGGGCCGGGGCGGCGACGCGGGCGCTCGTCATCGGTGCCGACAAGATGTCCGAGGTCACCGACTGGACCGACCGCACGACCTGTGTCCTCGTCGGGGACGGGGCGGGGGCCGCGGTCGTCGAGGCGTGCCCGCCGGGCGAGGAGGCCGGTATCGGGCCGGTGCTGTGGGGGTCGGTGCCCGAGATGGGGCACGCGGTGCGCATCGAGGGGCAGCCCGCGCGGTTCGCCCAGGAGGGGCAGAGCGTGTACCGGTGGGCGACCACCCAGCTGCCGCCGATCGCCCGCAGGGCCTGCGAGAAGGCGGGGCTCGCGCCCGAGGACCTCGCCGGGGTCGTGCTGCACCAGGCCAATCTGCGGATCATCGAGCCTCTCGCCCAGAAGATCGGCGCCGTCAACGCGGTCGTGGCCCGCGATGTGGCCGAGTCCGGCAACACGTCGGCCGCCAGCATTCCGCTCGCCTTCTCCAAGCTGGTCGAGCAGGGGGCGCTGTCCTCGGGGGACCCGGTGCTGCTGTTCGGGTTCGGCGGGAACCTGTCGTACGCGGGGCAGGTCGTGCGGTGCCCGTGA
- a CDS encoding GntR family transcriptional regulator, with product MSTTGLPQGAVPKLERPGPLRDRVYEALLELITTRALQPGQHLVESELAGHLGVSRQPVREALQRLNTEGWVDLRPAQGAFVHEPTEEEADQLLTVRTLLEAEAARLAAVNADSAGVAALRDILTEGLAAVAADDVDAAVVLNARFHATVMRLAGNAVLAELAAQVDRRVRWYYTPVARQRGQQSWIEHRDLIAAIEARDEALATRLMREHTEHTRRSYHARAKS from the coding sequence TTGTCGACGACTGGCCTGCCACAGGGTGCGGTACCCAAGCTCGAACGTCCCGGCCCGCTGCGCGACCGTGTCTACGAGGCGCTCCTCGAACTCATCACCACCCGCGCTCTCCAGCCCGGCCAGCACCTGGTGGAGAGCGAGCTCGCCGGGCACCTGGGCGTCTCGCGCCAGCCGGTGCGCGAGGCGCTGCAACGGCTCAACACCGAAGGATGGGTCGATCTGCGCCCGGCGCAGGGCGCGTTCGTGCACGAGCCCACCGAGGAAGAGGCTGACCAACTCCTCACCGTACGCACGCTGTTGGAGGCCGAGGCGGCCCGGCTCGCCGCGGTGAACGCGGACAGTGCCGGTGTCGCGGCCCTGCGGGACATCCTGACGGAGGGCCTGGCGGCCGTCGCCGCGGACGACGTGGACGCGGCCGTCGTCCTCAACGCCCGTTTCCACGCCACGGTCATGCGGCTGGCGGGCAACGCGGTCCTCGCGGAGCTGGCCGCCCAGGTCGACCGGCGGGTCCGCTGGTACTACACGCCGGTGGCGCGGCAGCGCGGACAGCAGTCCTGGATCGAGCACCGCGACCTGATCGCCGCGATCGAGGCGCGGGACGAGGCGCTGGCGACCCGCCTGATGCGCGAACACACGGAGCACACCCGCCGCTCGTATCACGCCCGCGCCAAGTCGTAG
- a CDS encoding low temperature requirement protein A yields the protein MHATTEEPDREPDRRVTTLELFFDLVFVFTLTQLTVLLAGDLSFATAGRVALIFLVLFWMYGAYAYLTNQVPPDRPARRLGLMLGMGGFMVCALAIPRVFDDTGVVFGLGFLLVVVVHTALYTRSHGRDSIWYGVPNGLAGVSVTVAGLLDGLAADGLWVLALALQFVTPYIAERGPGRADGRTPEALRAQLGSLNPAHFVERHGLLLIVAFGESVIAIGIGIGDLPLTAGLFGGAFLALALATALWWTYFVRDEERAEEVFRATPAAARFRLAMNAYYYAFLPMLLGIAFLAAGVKKTLGHLTEHLHTGPALALAGGVALFLAGDVAFRATLRLHPVRFRATAAPVALTAALLGVRTSAVVELLALVAVLVTMLAVEARWGEKGREVARVGVRAVATPE from the coding sequence ATGCATGCCACCACGGAGGAACCGGACCGGGAACCGGACCGCAGGGTCACGACGCTCGAGCTGTTCTTCGACCTCGTCTTCGTCTTCACCCTCACCCAGCTCACCGTGCTGCTCGCCGGTGACCTGTCCTTCGCCACGGCCGGACGCGTCGCGCTCATCTTCCTCGTGCTGTTCTGGATGTACGGCGCCTACGCGTACCTCACCAACCAGGTCCCGCCGGACCGCCCGGCACGGCGGCTGGGGCTCATGCTCGGCATGGGCGGGTTCATGGTCTGCGCGCTGGCGATCCCCCGCGTCTTCGACGACACCGGCGTGGTCTTCGGGCTCGGCTTCCTGCTGGTGGTCGTCGTGCACACCGCGCTCTACACCCGCAGCCACGGGCGGGACTCGATCTGGTACGGCGTCCCGAACGGGCTCGCCGGCGTCTCGGTGACGGTCGCGGGCCTGCTGGACGGCCTGGCCGCGGACGGGCTGTGGGTTCTCGCGCTGGCCCTGCAATTCGTGACGCCGTACATCGCCGAGCGCGGTCCCGGCCGGGCGGACGGCCGCACTCCCGAGGCGCTGCGCGCCCAGCTCGGCAGTCTGAACCCCGCGCACTTCGTGGAGCGGCACGGGCTGCTGCTCATCGTCGCGTTCGGCGAGTCCGTCATCGCGATCGGCATCGGCATCGGCGATCTGCCGCTCACCGCGGGCCTGTTCGGCGGGGCGTTCCTGGCACTCGCGCTGGCGACCGCGCTGTGGTGGACGTACTTCGTCCGGGACGAGGAACGGGCCGAGGAGGTGTTCCGCGCCACGCCCGCGGCGGCCCGTTTCCGGCTGGCGATGAACGCGTACTACTACGCCTTCCTGCCGATGCTGCTCGGCATCGCCTTCCTCGCGGCGGGCGTGAAGAAGACCCTCGGCCACCTCACCGAACACCTCCACACCGGCCCGGCGTTGGCCCTCGCGGGCGGCGTCGCCCTCTTCCTCGCCGGCGACGTGGCCTTCCGCGCGACCCTGCGCCTGCACCCCGTCCGCTTCCGCGCGACGGCCGCGCCGGTGGCCCTGACGGCGGCCCTGCTGGGCGTGCGCACCTCGGCGGTGGTCGAACTCCTCGCCCTGGTGGCGGTGTTGGTGACGATGCTGGCGGTGGAGGCGCGATGGGGCGAGAAGGGCCGGGAGGTGGCGCGGGTTGGGGTGAGGGCCGTAGCAACCCCGGAATGA
- a CDS encoding ROK family transcriptional regulator: MTARPANTHQARLLKLLRDGGPNSRAQLGDQVDLSRSKLAVEVDRLLETGLVVADGLAASRGGRRSHNIRLNPGLRFLGVDIGATSVDVAVTNAELEILGHLNQPMDVREGPVAVFEQVLSMAAKLKATGLAEGFDGAGIGVPGPVRFPEGVPVAPPIMPGWDGFPVREALSQELGCPVMVDNDVNLMAMGEQHAGVARSVGDFLCVKIGTGIGCGIVVGGGVHRGVTGSAGDIGHIQAVPDGRPCACGNRGCLEAHFSGAALARDAVEAAQQGLSAELAGRLEANGTLTAIDVAAAAAAGDATALDLIREGGNHTGQVIAGLVSFFNPGLVVIGGGVTGLGHTLLAAIRTQVYRQSLPLATGNLPIVLGELGPTAGVIGAARLISDHLFSPA; this comes from the coding sequence ATGACGGCACGTCCCGCCAACACGCATCAGGCCCGGCTGCTCAAGCTGCTGCGCGACGGGGGTCCCAACTCCCGGGCGCAGCTGGGCGATCAGGTCGACCTGTCGCGGTCCAAGCTGGCCGTGGAGGTGGACCGGCTGCTGGAGACGGGCCTGGTCGTGGCCGACGGGCTGGCCGCCTCGCGCGGTGGCCGCCGGTCGCACAACATCCGGCTCAACCCGGGGCTGCGGTTCCTCGGTGTCGACATCGGTGCGACCTCGGTCGATGTCGCCGTCACCAACGCGGAGCTGGAGATCCTCGGCCATCTCAACCAGCCCATGGACGTCCGTGAGGGCCCGGTCGCGGTCTTCGAGCAAGTCCTGTCCATGGCGGCGAAGTTGAAGGCGACCGGGCTGGCGGAGGGTTTCGACGGTGCCGGTATCGGTGTGCCGGGGCCGGTCCGCTTCCCGGAGGGTGTGCCGGTCGCGCCGCCGATCATGCCGGGCTGGGACGGTTTCCCGGTGCGGGAGGCGCTCAGTCAGGAGCTGGGCTGTCCGGTGATGGTCGACAACGACGTGAACCTGATGGCGATGGGGGAGCAGCACGCGGGTGTCGCCCGTTCCGTGGGTGATTTCCTGTGCGTGAAGATCGGTACCGGTATCGGCTGCGGCATCGTGGTCGGCGGGGGTGTCCATCGGGGTGTCACCGGCAGCGCCGGGGACATCGGGCACATCCAGGCCGTCCCGGACGGACGGCCCTGCGCCTGCGGCAACCGGGGCTGCCTGGAAGCCCACTTCAGCGGGGCGGCCCTCGCCCGGGACGCCGTGGAGGCGGCCCAACAGGGGCTGTCGGCGGAACTCGCCGGCCGGCTGGAGGCCAACGGCACCCTCACCGCCATCGACGTGGCCGCCGCGGCGGCCGCCGGTGACGCCACCGCCCTCGACCTGATCCGCGAGGGCGGCAACCACACCGGCCAGGTCATCGCCGGCCTGGTCAGCTTCTTCAACCCCGGCCTGGTGGTGATCGGCGGCGGCGTGACCGGCCTCGGCCACACCCTGCTGGCCGCGATCCGCACCCAGGTCTACCGCCAGTCACTGCCGCTCGCGACCGGCAACCTGCCCATCGTTCTGGGGGAGTTGGGCCCCACCGCCGGAGTCATCGGCGCGGCCCGGCTGATCAGCGACCACCTGTTCTCACCCGCGTAA
- a CDS encoding sugar ABC transporter ATP-binding protein: MAPEPPLLTMSGITKSFPGVRALDGVDLDVQAGEVHCLLGQNGAGKSTLIKVLAGAHQPDDGVISWRGEPVTLRSPIAAMRLGIATIYQELDLVEHLSVAENVHLGHEPTAAGFVVRRRSARASTAQLLKRLGHAEIDPGRLVGELSAAQQQIVSMARALSHDVRLIVMDEPSAALDPDEVDNLFRIVGDLTADGVAVVYISHRLEEIRRIGDRVTVLKDGRAVAGGLPAKTTPTSEVVALMTGRNVEYVFPDRPTAAPEGTPVLEVRGLAREGEFEPLDLTVHPGEIVGLAGLVGSGRSEILETIYGARKPSAGQVSIDGRPLKTGSVRAAVRAGLGLAPEERKAQALLMLESVTRNVSVSSMSRFSRGGWLDRSAERGAARAATRELSLRPDNPAVPVRTLSGGNQQKAVLARWLLRGCKVLLLDEPTRGVDVGARAELYAVIRRLADEGLAVLLVSSEVPEVLGLADRVLVLREGRVVHTAPARELDEHRVLDLVMEGSPAS; this comes from the coding sequence ATGGCACCAGAACCTCCGCTGCTCACCATGTCCGGCATCACCAAGTCCTTCCCCGGAGTCCGCGCCCTCGACGGCGTCGACCTCGACGTCCAGGCCGGTGAAGTGCACTGCCTCCTCGGTCAGAACGGAGCCGGGAAGTCCACCCTCATCAAGGTGCTGGCCGGTGCCCACCAGCCCGACGACGGCGTGATCAGCTGGCGCGGCGAGCCGGTCACCCTGCGCTCGCCCATCGCCGCCATGCGCCTCGGCATCGCCACCATCTACCAGGAACTCGACCTGGTGGAGCATCTGTCCGTCGCCGAGAACGTCCACCTCGGCCATGAACCGACGGCCGCCGGCTTCGTCGTACGAAGGAGGAGCGCGCGGGCCTCGACGGCCCAGCTGCTGAAGCGGCTCGGGCACGCGGAGATCGATCCGGGGCGCCTGGTCGGCGAGTTGTCGGCGGCCCAGCAGCAGATCGTCTCCATGGCGCGGGCCCTCTCCCACGACGTACGGCTCATCGTCATGGACGAGCCGTCCGCCGCCCTCGACCCGGACGAGGTCGACAACCTCTTCCGCATCGTCGGCGACCTCACCGCGGACGGCGTCGCCGTCGTCTACATCTCCCACCGGCTGGAGGAGATCCGGCGCATCGGCGACCGGGTGACCGTACTGAAGGACGGCCGCGCCGTCGCCGGCGGACTGCCCGCGAAGACGACGCCGACCAGCGAGGTCGTGGCGCTGATGACGGGCCGCAACGTCGAGTACGTCTTCCCGGACCGGCCCACCGCCGCTCCCGAGGGCACACCGGTCCTGGAGGTGCGCGGGCTCGCCCGGGAGGGCGAGTTCGAGCCGCTCGACCTCACCGTGCACCCCGGGGAGATCGTCGGCCTCGCCGGACTGGTCGGCTCGGGGCGGTCCGAGATCCTGGAGACGATCTACGGGGCGCGGAAGCCCTCGGCCGGGCAAGTGAGCATCGACGGACGGCCGTTGAAGACCGGCAGTGTGCGCGCCGCCGTCCGCGCCGGACTCGGGCTCGCCCCCGAGGAACGCAAGGCGCAGGCCCTGCTGATGCTGGAGTCCGTCACCCGCAACGTCTCGGTCTCCTCCATGTCCCGCTTCTCGCGCGGCGGTTGGCTCGACCGGAGCGCCGAGCGGGGCGCGGCCCGGGCCGCCACCCGGGAACTGTCGCTGCGGCCCGACAACCCCGCCGTGCCGGTGCGCACCCTGTCCGGCGGCAACCAGCAGAAGGCCGTGCTGGCCCGCTGGCTGCTGCGCGGTTGCAAGGTCCTGCTGCTCGACGAGCCGACCCGGGGCGTTGACGTCGGCGCCCGCGCCGAGCTGTACGCGGTGATCCGCCGCCTCGCCGACGAGGGTCTGGCCGTGCTGCTGGTCTCCAGCGAGGTCCCCGAGGTGCTCGGCCTCGCCGACCGTGTCCTGGTGCTGCGCGAGGGCCGCGTCGTCCACACCGCCCCCGCCCGCGAGCTCGACGAACACCGCGTACTCGACCTCGTCATGGAAGGAAGTCCGGCGTCATGA
- a CDS encoding ABC transporter permease yields MTQHASPPRDDTGKVPSAGQPPVWRGLFAHADVRTLSLLGVLAALILVGGITKPDEFLDTRNLQLVLTQASVIGVVTVGMTFVIMSGGIDLSVGAIVALASVWATTVATQEYGFGGILLTAVLVGLGCGLVNGLLIAYGGMVPFIATLAMLASARGLALQITDGKTQIVTVDSVLDLGLRDAYVLGIPPLVMVFAVVTVIGWLVLNRTTFGRRTVAVGGNAEAARLAGIDVRRQRLYLYLLSGLCCGIAAFLLIILSGSGQNTNGNLYELDAIAAAIIGGTLLSGGRGTITGSVLGVLIFTTITNIFALNNLQSDVQQIAKGAIIVAAVLVQRRTASTT; encoded by the coding sequence ATGACGCAGCATGCCTCCCCACCCCGGGACGACACCGGCAAGGTGCCGTCGGCCGGTCAACCCCCCGTCTGGCGCGGCCTGTTCGCCCACGCCGACGTCCGTACCCTGTCCCTCCTCGGGGTGCTCGCCGCGCTGATCCTGGTCGGCGGCATCACCAAGCCGGACGAGTTCCTCGACACCCGCAACCTCCAACTCGTCCTCACCCAGGCCTCCGTGATCGGTGTCGTCACCGTCGGCATGACCTTCGTGATCATGTCGGGCGGCATCGACCTGTCCGTCGGCGCGATCGTCGCCCTCGCCTCCGTGTGGGCCACCACGGTCGCCACCCAGGAGTACGGCTTCGGCGGCATCCTCCTCACCGCCGTGCTCGTCGGCCTCGGCTGCGGCCTGGTCAACGGACTGCTCATCGCGTACGGCGGGATGGTCCCGTTCATCGCCACCCTCGCCATGCTCGCCTCGGCGCGCGGCCTCGCCCTCCAGATCACCGACGGCAAGACCCAGATCGTCACCGTCGACTCCGTCCTCGACCTCGGGCTGCGCGACGCGTACGTGCTGGGCATCCCGCCGCTCGTCATGGTCTTCGCCGTCGTCACCGTCATCGGCTGGCTGGTCCTCAACCGCACCACCTTCGGCCGCCGCACGGTCGCCGTCGGCGGCAACGCGGAGGCGGCCCGCCTGGCCGGCATCGACGTCCGCCGCCAGCGCCTCTACCTCTACCTGCTGTCCGGGCTGTGCTGCGGCATCGCCGCCTTCCTGCTGATCATCCTGTCCGGCTCCGGCCAGAACACCAACGGCAACCTCTACGAGCTCGACGCGATCGCCGCCGCGATCATCGGCGGCACGCTGCTCAGCGGCGGCCGCGGCACCATCACCGGCTCCGTGCTCGGGGTCCTGATCTTCACCACGATCACCAACATCTTCGCCCTGAACAACCTTCAGAGCGACGTCCAGCAGATCGCCAAGGGCGCGATCATCGTCGCCGCCGTGCTGGTCCAGCGCCGTACCGCAAGCACGACCTGA
- a CDS encoding substrate-binding domain-containing protein: protein MTQLPTRRGLLFGAAAVSAGAVLAGCTSNDSDDEPAANDQPAADDKPGKAVTIGFAGPQADHGWLNAINDNAKNRAKKYSDVTLEITEGSNDTAAQIGQIETLINKKVDVLVILPADGKALTQVGLKAMRAGIPVINLDRIFNSPQAYRCWIGGDNYGMGLNAGNYIGEKLKGKSDARVIELAGLDNLELTQQRTKGFDDALKNYPNVKKVARQAAEFTVESGQAKMAQLLQAQSNFDALWNHDDDQGVGALRAIEQAGRDDFLMVGGAGALSAFQAIKKDDGVLKATVLYPPTMAASAIDLARALGQSKGVGGLAEFEIPASITLYSAVVDKTNVDQYMSTGFK from the coding sequence ATGACACAGCTCCCCACACGCAGAGGACTGCTCTTCGGGGCCGCCGCCGTATCCGCGGGTGCCGTCCTCGCAGGTTGCACGAGTAACGACTCCGACGACGAACCGGCCGCGAACGACCAGCCGGCCGCCGACGACAAGCCCGGCAAGGCCGTCACCATCGGCTTCGCCGGCCCGCAGGCCGACCACGGCTGGCTCAACGCCATCAACGACAACGCCAAGAACCGGGCGAAGAAGTACTCCGACGTGACGCTGGAGATCACCGAGGGCTCCAACGACACCGCCGCACAGATCGGCCAGATCGAGACCCTCATCAACAAGAAGGTCGACGTCCTGGTGATCCTGCCCGCCGACGGCAAGGCCCTCACCCAGGTCGGCCTGAAGGCGATGCGCGCCGGGATACCCGTCATCAACCTCGACCGCATCTTCAACTCCCCGCAGGCCTACCGCTGCTGGATCGGCGGCGACAACTACGGCATGGGCCTCAACGCCGGGAACTACATCGGCGAGAAGCTCAAGGGGAAGTCGGACGCCCGGGTGATCGAGCTGGCCGGGCTGGACAACCTGGAGCTCACCCAGCAGCGCACCAAGGGCTTCGACGACGCCCTGAAGAACTACCCGAACGTCAAGAAGGTGGCACGCCAGGCCGCCGAGTTCACGGTGGAGTCCGGGCAGGCCAAGATGGCCCAGCTCCTCCAGGCCCAGTCGAACTTCGACGCCCTCTGGAACCACGACGACGACCAGGGCGTGGGCGCCCTGCGGGCCATCGAACAGGCCGGGCGCGACGACTTCCTGATGGTCGGCGGCGCGGGCGCCCTGTCCGCCTTCCAGGCCATCAAGAAGGACGACGGCGTCCTGAAGGCGACCGTCCTGTACCCGCCGACCATGGCCGCCTCCGCGATCGACCTCGCCCGTGCCCTCGGTCAGAGCAAGGGTGTCGGCGGCCTCGCCGAGTTCGAGATCCCGGCGTCGATCACGCTCTACTCGGCCGTCGTCGACAAGACCAACGTCGACCAGTACATGTCCACCGGCTTCAAGTGA